In Anser cygnoides isolate HZ-2024a breed goose chromosome Z, Taihu_goose_T2T_genome, whole genome shotgun sequence, a genomic segment contains:
- the LOC136789037 gene encoding coiled-coil domain-containing protein 81-like isoform X3 produces the protein MKHYLLFSPLKPEELSLIKELTSKEICQVWDSTSKYIRRQLLRKQVVNIGIGTFAVVPADTTSADGKAMVVQKPVFKPCRFMMTFYKLKCAENEISIETPFAPLDFEQIASDIHFRPEIVEQCIHETLLLFAGALLDKKDVEFFFKGIGILTVRRKVVTMNFYTEFLLEVDDTDNMYEALLTDSKMTDMIASDGKNKYTRISGNSFITLPTLILQDPHCNPISIKPKRDPQPWGKGGRRVSVLDPVVLAQRRVSLAKTAEKKTKEDKNKQGDQARFLPPIHERSGEELKKPKPPAHPRPSTAFPLDPPTMRPFCQLLKCLRRPSHIVRKEYDQMFKERMKQNDKGQRHTSQKAAQGWHEEPQPPRTAQTELLPPLHERSDEELKKPKPPAHPQPKPPEHRAFAQDSSRPQGVRSVRTKIEERRHRILMDHKLKKLEAATWNQYDSTLQRLMMEHRQKNFRHPLECDQHPSFRVRMEYDEKVKERMKENEEGLSPVSQKAPEGWHEDPQPLRRAQREFEPPIHKRSEKELKKPTPPAHPQPTPPERPDKPQDPPTTRARSVRAQMEERRHRILMAHERKQVEDEIWGEYDAILRSRSREREKNPVYHQLECGRRPSCLLRKEYDKKLKERMKENDKGQSPANQKASDGWKEEPQLPRFEPPIHERSEKELKKPTPLARLQPRPPERLGFSAQKTATTKNFHHSLECDRRPSFLLRKEYDEKLKERLNQNVKGQSPTSRKAAERGQEEPQLPRRAQTEKGEKIRLLDHREKAQGVPSTPGNHKRPCSFQLQRP, from the exons ATGAAGCACTACCTGCTCTTCAGCCCCTTGAAGCCTGAGGAACTTTCATTAATTAAGGAGCTCACCAGCAAAG aaatCTGCCAAGTGTGGGATAGTACATCCAAATACATCAGAAGGCAGCTGTTGCGGAAGCAG GTGGTGAATATCGGAATCGGAACCTTTGCCGTTGTGCCAGCAGACACCACTAGTGCCGATGGCAAGGCTATGGTTGTTCAGAAACCCGTGTTCAAGCCCTGCAGGTTTATGATGACATTTTACAAGCTCAAGTGTGCCGAGAACGAAATTTCTA TCGAGACACCATTTGCTCCGCTGGACTTTGAGCAGATTGCCTCAGACATCCACTTCCGACCAGAAATAGTAGAGCAGTGCATCCATGAGACCCTGCTTCTCTTCGCTGGTGCCCTCCTGGACAAAAAGGATGTGGAATTCTTCTTCAAGGGTATCGGCATTCTTACTGTGCGAAGAAAAGTGGTCACCATGAACTTCTACACTGAGTTCCTGCTGGAGGTGGATGACACAGACAACATGTATGAAGCTCTTCTCACG GACTCCAAGATGACGGATATGATTGCATCTGAcggcaaaaataaatatactcgTATCAGTGGAAATAGTTTCATCACACTACCAAC GCTTATACTTCAGGACCCGCACTGCAATCCGATTTCCATCAAGCCCAAAAGAGATCCGCAGCCTTGGGGCAAGGGTGGCCGAAGAG TGAGTGTGCTGGACCCGGTGGTGCTGGCTCAGAGGAGGGTTTCTCTAGCCAAGAcggcagagaagaaaaccaagGAGGATAAAAACAAGCAGGGTGACCAAGCCAG ATTCCTGCCACCAATTCATGAGAGGTCTGGGGAAGAGCTGAAGAAGCCAAAACCTCCAGCTCATCCACGGCCATCCACGGCTTTTCCTCTGGACCCTCCGACAATG aGACCCTTCTGCCAATTGCTCAAGTGCTTGCGACGTCCTTCCCACATCGTGAGAAAGGAGTACGATCAGATGTTCAAAGAGAGGATGAAGCAGAATGATAAAGGCCAAAGACATACGAGCCAGAAGGCAGCACAGGGATGGCACGAAGAGCCACAGCCCCCGAGGACAGCACAGACAGA ATTATTGCCACCACTTCATGAGAGGTCTGACGAGGAGCTGAAGAAGCCAAAACCTCCAGCTCATCCACAGCCTAAGCCCCCTGAGCACAGGGCTTTTGCTCAGGACTCTTCAAGACCG CAGGGAGTACGCTCTGTACGTACTAAAATAGAAGAAAGACGGCACCGTATACTGATGGACCATAAGCTCAAAAAGCTTGAGGCTGCAACGTGGAACCAATATGATTCAACGTTGCAGAGGCTGATGATGGAGCACAGGCAG aAAAACTTCCGCCACCCGCTGGAGTGTGACCAACATCCTTCCTTCCGTGTCAGAATGGAGTACGACGAGAAGGTAAAGGAGAGGATGAAAGAGAATGAGGAAGGCCTAAGCCCTGTGAGCCAGAAGGCACCAGAAGGATGGCACGAAGACCCACAGCCCCTGAGGAGAGCACAGAGAGA ATTCGAGCCACCAATTCACAAGAGGTCTGAGAAGGAGCTGAAGAAGCCAACACCTCCAGCTCATCCACAGCCTACACCCCCTGAGCGCCCGGATAAACCTCAGGACCCTCCAACAACG AGGGCGCGCTCTGTGCGTGCTCAGATGGAAGAAAGACGGCACAGAATACTGATGGCCCACGAGCGCAAACAGGTTGAAGATGAAATCTGGGGGGAATACGATGCAATCCTACGGAGTAGGAGCAGGGAGCGAGAAAAG aACCCCGTCTACCACCAGCTGGAATGTGGCCGACGTCCTTCCTGCCTGTTGAGAAAGGAGTACGACAAGAAGCTGAAGGAGAGGATGAAAGAGAATGACAAAGGCCAAAGCCCTGCAAATCAGAAAGCATCAGATGGGTGGAAGGAAGAGCCACAGCTCCCCAG ATTCGAGCCACCAATTCACGAGAGGTCTGAGAAGGAATTGAAGAAGCCAACACCTCTAGCTCGTCTACAGCCTAGGCCCCCTGAGCGCCTGGgtttttctgctcagaaaactGCAACCACG AAGAACTTCCACCACTCGCTGGAGTGTGACCGACGTCCGTCCTTCCTCTTAAGAAAGGAGTACGACGAGAAGCTGAAGGAGAGGCTGAATCAGAATGTGAAAGGCCAAAGCCCTACGAGCcggaaggcagcagagagggggCAGGAAGAGCCGCAGCTCCCCAGGAGAGCACAGACAGA GAAAGGGGAGAAGATAAGGCTCTTGGACCACCGTGAGAAGGCCCAGGGCGTGCCGTCCACGCCAGGAAACCACAAGCGGCCCTGCAGCTTCCAGCTGCAGAGGCCGTAG
- the LOC136789037 gene encoding apical junction molecule-like isoform X4 has protein sequence MKHYLLFSPLKPEELSLIKELTSKVETPFAPLDFEQIASDIHFRPEIVEQCIHETLLLFAGALLDKKDVEFFFKGIGILTVRRKVVTMNFYTEFLLEVDDTDNMYEALLTDSKMTDMIASDGKNKYTRISGNSFITLPTLILQDPHCNPISIKPKRDPQPWGKGGRRVSVLDPVVLAQRRVSLAKTAEKKTKEDKNKQGDQARFLPPIHERSGEELKKPKPPAHPRPSTAFPLDPPTMRPFCQLLKCLRRPSHIVRKEYDQMFKERMKQNDKGQRHTSQKAAQGWHEEPQPPRTAQTELLPPLHERSDEELKKPKPPAHPQPKPPEHRAFAQDSSRPQGVRSVRTKIEERRHRILMDHKLKKLEAATWNQYDSTLQRLMMEHRQKNFRHPLECDQHPSFRVRMEYDEKVKERMKENEEGLSPVSQKAPEGWHEDPQPLRRAQREFEPPIHKRSEKELKKPTPPAHPQPTPPERPDKPQDPPTTRARSVRAQMEERRHRILMAHERKQVEDEIWGEYDAILRSRSREREKNPVYHQLECGRRPSCLLRKEYDKKLKERMKENDKGQSPANQKASDGWKEEPQLPRFEPPIHERSEKELKKPTPLARLQPRPPERLGFSAQKTATTGAYYMRALREERREQILMAHRLKRIKAESWDKYDSSIRKQIFERRQKNFHHSLECDRRPSFLLRKEYDEKLKERLNQNVKGQSPTSRKAAERGQEEPQLPRRAQTEKGEKIRLLDHREKAQGVPSTPGNHKRPCSFQLQRP, from the exons ATGAAGCACTACCTGCTCTTCAGCCCCTTGAAGCCTGAGGAACTTTCATTAATTAAGGAGCTCACCAGCAAAG TCGAGACACCATTTGCTCCGCTGGACTTTGAGCAGATTGCCTCAGACATCCACTTCCGACCAGAAATAGTAGAGCAGTGCATCCATGAGACCCTGCTTCTCTTCGCTGGTGCCCTCCTGGACAAAAAGGATGTGGAATTCTTCTTCAAGGGTATCGGCATTCTTACTGTGCGAAGAAAAGTGGTCACCATGAACTTCTACACTGAGTTCCTGCTGGAGGTGGATGACACAGACAACATGTATGAAGCTCTTCTCACG GACTCCAAGATGACGGATATGATTGCATCTGAcggcaaaaataaatatactcgTATCAGTGGAAATAGTTTCATCACACTACCAAC GCTTATACTTCAGGACCCGCACTGCAATCCGATTTCCATCAAGCCCAAAAGAGATCCGCAGCCTTGGGGCAAGGGTGGCCGAAGAG TGAGTGTGCTGGACCCGGTGGTGCTGGCTCAGAGGAGGGTTTCTCTAGCCAAGAcggcagagaagaaaaccaagGAGGATAAAAACAAGCAGGGTGACCAAGCCAG ATTCCTGCCACCAATTCATGAGAGGTCTGGGGAAGAGCTGAAGAAGCCAAAACCTCCAGCTCATCCACGGCCATCCACGGCTTTTCCTCTGGACCCTCCGACAATG aGACCCTTCTGCCAATTGCTCAAGTGCTTGCGACGTCCTTCCCACATCGTGAGAAAGGAGTACGATCAGATGTTCAAAGAGAGGATGAAGCAGAATGATAAAGGCCAAAGACATACGAGCCAGAAGGCAGCACAGGGATGGCACGAAGAGCCACAGCCCCCGAGGACAGCACAGACAGA ATTATTGCCACCACTTCATGAGAGGTCTGACGAGGAGCTGAAGAAGCCAAAACCTCCAGCTCATCCACAGCCTAAGCCCCCTGAGCACAGGGCTTTTGCTCAGGACTCTTCAAGACCG CAGGGAGTACGCTCTGTACGTACTAAAATAGAAGAAAGACGGCACCGTATACTGATGGACCATAAGCTCAAAAAGCTTGAGGCTGCAACGTGGAACCAATATGATTCAACGTTGCAGAGGCTGATGATGGAGCACAGGCAG aAAAACTTCCGCCACCCGCTGGAGTGTGACCAACATCCTTCCTTCCGTGTCAGAATGGAGTACGACGAGAAGGTAAAGGAGAGGATGAAAGAGAATGAGGAAGGCCTAAGCCCTGTGAGCCAGAAGGCACCAGAAGGATGGCACGAAGACCCACAGCCCCTGAGGAGAGCACAGAGAGA ATTCGAGCCACCAATTCACAAGAGGTCTGAGAAGGAGCTGAAGAAGCCAACACCTCCAGCTCATCCACAGCCTACACCCCCTGAGCGCCCGGATAAACCTCAGGACCCTCCAACAACG AGGGCGCGCTCTGTGCGTGCTCAGATGGAAGAAAGACGGCACAGAATACTGATGGCCCACGAGCGCAAACAGGTTGAAGATGAAATCTGGGGGGAATACGATGCAATCCTACGGAGTAGGAGCAGGGAGCGAGAAAAG aACCCCGTCTACCACCAGCTGGAATGTGGCCGACGTCCTTCCTGCCTGTTGAGAAAGGAGTACGACAAGAAGCTGAAGGAGAGGATGAAAGAGAATGACAAAGGCCAAAGCCCTGCAAATCAGAAAGCATCAGATGGGTGGAAGGAAGAGCCACAGCTCCCCAG ATTCGAGCCACCAATTCACGAGAGGTCTGAGAAGGAATTGAAGAAGCCAACACCTCTAGCTCGTCTACAGCCTAGGCCCCCTGAGCGCCTGGgtttttctgctcagaaaactGCAACCACG GGAGCGTACTATATGCGTGCTCTGAGAGAGGAAAGACGGGAACAAATACTAATGGCCCACAGGCTCAAAAGAATTAAAGCTGAATCATGGGATAAATACGATTCCAGCATACGGAAACAGATCTTTGAGCGAAGACAG AAGAACTTCCACCACTCGCTGGAGTGTGACCGACGTCCGTCCTTCCTCTTAAGAAAGGAGTACGACGAGAAGCTGAAGGAGAGGCTGAATCAGAATGTGAAAGGCCAAAGCCCTACGAGCcggaaggcagcagagagggggCAGGAAGAGCCGCAGCTCCCCAGGAGAGCACAGACAGA GAAAGGGGAGAAGATAAGGCTCTTGGACCACCGTGAGAAGGCCCAGGGCGTGCCGTCCACGCCAGGAAACCACAAGCGGCCCTGCAGCTTCCAGCTGCAGAGGCCGTAG
- the LOC136789037 gene encoding apical junction molecule-like isoform X2 produces the protein MKHYLLFSPLKPEELSLIKELTSKEICQVWDSTSKYIRRQLLRKQVVNIGIGTFAVVPADTTSADGKAMVVQKPVFKPCRFMMTFYKLKCAENEISIETPFAPLDFEQIASDIHFRPEIVEQCIHETLLLFAGALLDKKDVEFFFKGIGILTVRRKVVTMNFYTEFLLEVDDTDNMYEALLTDSKMTDMIASDGKNKYTRISGNSFITLPTLILQDPHCNPISIKPKRDPQPWGKGGRRVSVLDPVVLAQRRVSLAKTAEKKTKEDKNKQGDQARFLPPIHERSGEELKKPKPPAHPRPSTAFPLDPPTMRPFCQLLKCLRRPSHIVRKEYDQMFKERMKQNDKGQRHTSQKAAQGWHEEPQPPRTAQTELLPPLHERSDEELKKPKPPAHPQPKPPEHRAFAQDSSRPGVRSVRTKIEERRHRILMDHKLKKLEAATWNQYDSTLQRLMMEHRQKNFRHPLECDQHPSFRVRMEYDEKVKERMKENEEGLSPVSQKAPEGWHEDPQPLRRAQREFEPPIHKRSEKELKKPTPPAHPQPTPPERPDKPQDPPTTRARSVRAQMEERRHRILMAHERKQVEDEIWGEYDAILRSRSREREKNPVYHQLECGRRPSCLLRKEYDKKLKERMKENDKGQSPANQKASDGWKEEPQLPRFEPPIHERSEKELKKPTPLARLQPRPPERLGFSAQKTATTGAYYMRALREERREQILMAHRLKRIKAESWDKYDSSIRKQIFERRQKNFHHSLECDRRPSFLLRKEYDEKLKERLNQNVKGQSPTSRKAAERGQEEPQLPRRAQTEKGEKIRLLDHREKAQGVPSTPGNHKRPCSFQLQRP, from the exons ATGAAGCACTACCTGCTCTTCAGCCCCTTGAAGCCTGAGGAACTTTCATTAATTAAGGAGCTCACCAGCAAAG aaatCTGCCAAGTGTGGGATAGTACATCCAAATACATCAGAAGGCAGCTGTTGCGGAAGCAG GTGGTGAATATCGGAATCGGAACCTTTGCCGTTGTGCCAGCAGACACCACTAGTGCCGATGGCAAGGCTATGGTTGTTCAGAAACCCGTGTTCAAGCCCTGCAGGTTTATGATGACATTTTACAAGCTCAAGTGTGCCGAGAACGAAATTTCTA TCGAGACACCATTTGCTCCGCTGGACTTTGAGCAGATTGCCTCAGACATCCACTTCCGACCAGAAATAGTAGAGCAGTGCATCCATGAGACCCTGCTTCTCTTCGCTGGTGCCCTCCTGGACAAAAAGGATGTGGAATTCTTCTTCAAGGGTATCGGCATTCTTACTGTGCGAAGAAAAGTGGTCACCATGAACTTCTACACTGAGTTCCTGCTGGAGGTGGATGACACAGACAACATGTATGAAGCTCTTCTCACG GACTCCAAGATGACGGATATGATTGCATCTGAcggcaaaaataaatatactcgTATCAGTGGAAATAGTTTCATCACACTACCAAC GCTTATACTTCAGGACCCGCACTGCAATCCGATTTCCATCAAGCCCAAAAGAGATCCGCAGCCTTGGGGCAAGGGTGGCCGAAGAG TGAGTGTGCTGGACCCGGTGGTGCTGGCTCAGAGGAGGGTTTCTCTAGCCAAGAcggcagagaagaaaaccaagGAGGATAAAAACAAGCAGGGTGACCAAGCCAG ATTCCTGCCACCAATTCATGAGAGGTCTGGGGAAGAGCTGAAGAAGCCAAAACCTCCAGCTCATCCACGGCCATCCACGGCTTTTCCTCTGGACCCTCCGACAATG aGACCCTTCTGCCAATTGCTCAAGTGCTTGCGACGTCCTTCCCACATCGTGAGAAAGGAGTACGATCAGATGTTCAAAGAGAGGATGAAGCAGAATGATAAAGGCCAAAGACATACGAGCCAGAAGGCAGCACAGGGATGGCACGAAGAGCCACAGCCCCCGAGGACAGCACAGACAGA ATTATTGCCACCACTTCATGAGAGGTCTGACGAGGAGCTGAAGAAGCCAAAACCTCCAGCTCATCCACAGCCTAAGCCCCCTGAGCACAGGGCTTTTGCTCAGGACTCTTCAAGACCG GGAGTACGCTCTGTACGTACTAAAATAGAAGAAAGACGGCACCGTATACTGATGGACCATAAGCTCAAAAAGCTTGAGGCTGCAACGTGGAACCAATATGATTCAACGTTGCAGAGGCTGATGATGGAGCACAGGCAG aAAAACTTCCGCCACCCGCTGGAGTGTGACCAACATCCTTCCTTCCGTGTCAGAATGGAGTACGACGAGAAGGTAAAGGAGAGGATGAAAGAGAATGAGGAAGGCCTAAGCCCTGTGAGCCAGAAGGCACCAGAAGGATGGCACGAAGACCCACAGCCCCTGAGGAGAGCACAGAGAGA ATTCGAGCCACCAATTCACAAGAGGTCTGAGAAGGAGCTGAAGAAGCCAACACCTCCAGCTCATCCACAGCCTACACCCCCTGAGCGCCCGGATAAACCTCAGGACCCTCCAACAACG AGGGCGCGCTCTGTGCGTGCTCAGATGGAAGAAAGACGGCACAGAATACTGATGGCCCACGAGCGCAAACAGGTTGAAGATGAAATCTGGGGGGAATACGATGCAATCCTACGGAGTAGGAGCAGGGAGCGAGAAAAG aACCCCGTCTACCACCAGCTGGAATGTGGCCGACGTCCTTCCTGCCTGTTGAGAAAGGAGTACGACAAGAAGCTGAAGGAGAGGATGAAAGAGAATGACAAAGGCCAAAGCCCTGCAAATCAGAAAGCATCAGATGGGTGGAAGGAAGAGCCACAGCTCCCCAG ATTCGAGCCACCAATTCACGAGAGGTCTGAGAAGGAATTGAAGAAGCCAACACCTCTAGCTCGTCTACAGCCTAGGCCCCCTGAGCGCCTGGgtttttctgctcagaaaactGCAACCACG GGAGCGTACTATATGCGTGCTCTGAGAGAGGAAAGACGGGAACAAATACTAATGGCCCACAGGCTCAAAAGAATTAAAGCTGAATCATGGGATAAATACGATTCCAGCATACGGAAACAGATCTTTGAGCGAAGACAG AAGAACTTCCACCACTCGCTGGAGTGTGACCGACGTCCGTCCTTCCTCTTAAGAAAGGAGTACGACGAGAAGCTGAAGGAGAGGCTGAATCAGAATGTGAAAGGCCAAAGCCCTACGAGCcggaaggcagcagagagggggCAGGAAGAGCCGCAGCTCCCCAGGAGAGCACAGACAGA GAAAGGGGAGAAGATAAGGCTCTTGGACCACCGTGAGAAGGCCCAGGGCGTGCCGTCCACGCCAGGAAACCACAAGCGGCCCTGCAGCTTCCAGCTGCAGAGGCCGTAG
- the LOC136789037 gene encoding apical junction molecule-like isoform X1: MKHYLLFSPLKPEELSLIKELTSKEICQVWDSTSKYIRRQLLRKQVVNIGIGTFAVVPADTTSADGKAMVVQKPVFKPCRFMMTFYKLKCAENEISIETPFAPLDFEQIASDIHFRPEIVEQCIHETLLLFAGALLDKKDVEFFFKGIGILTVRRKVVTMNFYTEFLLEVDDTDNMYEALLTDSKMTDMIASDGKNKYTRISGNSFITLPTLILQDPHCNPISIKPKRDPQPWGKGGRRVSVLDPVVLAQRRVSLAKTAEKKTKEDKNKQGDQARFLPPIHERSGEELKKPKPPAHPRPSTAFPLDPPTMRPFCQLLKCLRRPSHIVRKEYDQMFKERMKQNDKGQRHTSQKAAQGWHEEPQPPRTAQTELLPPLHERSDEELKKPKPPAHPQPKPPEHRAFAQDSSRPQGVRSVRTKIEERRHRILMDHKLKKLEAATWNQYDSTLQRLMMEHRQKNFRHPLECDQHPSFRVRMEYDEKVKERMKENEEGLSPVSQKAPEGWHEDPQPLRRAQREFEPPIHKRSEKELKKPTPPAHPQPTPPERPDKPQDPPTTRARSVRAQMEERRHRILMAHERKQVEDEIWGEYDAILRSRSREREKNPVYHQLECGRRPSCLLRKEYDKKLKERMKENDKGQSPANQKASDGWKEEPQLPRFEPPIHERSEKELKKPTPLARLQPRPPERLGFSAQKTATTGAYYMRALREERREQILMAHRLKRIKAESWDKYDSSIRKQIFERRQKNFHHSLECDRRPSFLLRKEYDEKLKERLNQNVKGQSPTSRKAAERGQEEPQLPRRAQTEKGEKIRLLDHREKAQGVPSTPGNHKRPCSFQLQRP, translated from the exons ATGAAGCACTACCTGCTCTTCAGCCCCTTGAAGCCTGAGGAACTTTCATTAATTAAGGAGCTCACCAGCAAAG aaatCTGCCAAGTGTGGGATAGTACATCCAAATACATCAGAAGGCAGCTGTTGCGGAAGCAG GTGGTGAATATCGGAATCGGAACCTTTGCCGTTGTGCCAGCAGACACCACTAGTGCCGATGGCAAGGCTATGGTTGTTCAGAAACCCGTGTTCAAGCCCTGCAGGTTTATGATGACATTTTACAAGCTCAAGTGTGCCGAGAACGAAATTTCTA TCGAGACACCATTTGCTCCGCTGGACTTTGAGCAGATTGCCTCAGACATCCACTTCCGACCAGAAATAGTAGAGCAGTGCATCCATGAGACCCTGCTTCTCTTCGCTGGTGCCCTCCTGGACAAAAAGGATGTGGAATTCTTCTTCAAGGGTATCGGCATTCTTACTGTGCGAAGAAAAGTGGTCACCATGAACTTCTACACTGAGTTCCTGCTGGAGGTGGATGACACAGACAACATGTATGAAGCTCTTCTCACG GACTCCAAGATGACGGATATGATTGCATCTGAcggcaaaaataaatatactcgTATCAGTGGAAATAGTTTCATCACACTACCAAC GCTTATACTTCAGGACCCGCACTGCAATCCGATTTCCATCAAGCCCAAAAGAGATCCGCAGCCTTGGGGCAAGGGTGGCCGAAGAG TGAGTGTGCTGGACCCGGTGGTGCTGGCTCAGAGGAGGGTTTCTCTAGCCAAGAcggcagagaagaaaaccaagGAGGATAAAAACAAGCAGGGTGACCAAGCCAG ATTCCTGCCACCAATTCATGAGAGGTCTGGGGAAGAGCTGAAGAAGCCAAAACCTCCAGCTCATCCACGGCCATCCACGGCTTTTCCTCTGGACCCTCCGACAATG aGACCCTTCTGCCAATTGCTCAAGTGCTTGCGACGTCCTTCCCACATCGTGAGAAAGGAGTACGATCAGATGTTCAAAGAGAGGATGAAGCAGAATGATAAAGGCCAAAGACATACGAGCCAGAAGGCAGCACAGGGATGGCACGAAGAGCCACAGCCCCCGAGGACAGCACAGACAGA ATTATTGCCACCACTTCATGAGAGGTCTGACGAGGAGCTGAAGAAGCCAAAACCTCCAGCTCATCCACAGCCTAAGCCCCCTGAGCACAGGGCTTTTGCTCAGGACTCTTCAAGACCG CAGGGAGTACGCTCTGTACGTACTAAAATAGAAGAAAGACGGCACCGTATACTGATGGACCATAAGCTCAAAAAGCTTGAGGCTGCAACGTGGAACCAATATGATTCAACGTTGCAGAGGCTGATGATGGAGCACAGGCAG aAAAACTTCCGCCACCCGCTGGAGTGTGACCAACATCCTTCCTTCCGTGTCAGAATGGAGTACGACGAGAAGGTAAAGGAGAGGATGAAAGAGAATGAGGAAGGCCTAAGCCCTGTGAGCCAGAAGGCACCAGAAGGATGGCACGAAGACCCACAGCCCCTGAGGAGAGCACAGAGAGA ATTCGAGCCACCAATTCACAAGAGGTCTGAGAAGGAGCTGAAGAAGCCAACACCTCCAGCTCATCCACAGCCTACACCCCCTGAGCGCCCGGATAAACCTCAGGACCCTCCAACAACG AGGGCGCGCTCTGTGCGTGCTCAGATGGAAGAAAGACGGCACAGAATACTGATGGCCCACGAGCGCAAACAGGTTGAAGATGAAATCTGGGGGGAATACGATGCAATCCTACGGAGTAGGAGCAGGGAGCGAGAAAAG aACCCCGTCTACCACCAGCTGGAATGTGGCCGACGTCCTTCCTGCCTGTTGAGAAAGGAGTACGACAAGAAGCTGAAGGAGAGGATGAAAGAGAATGACAAAGGCCAAAGCCCTGCAAATCAGAAAGCATCAGATGGGTGGAAGGAAGAGCCACAGCTCCCCAG ATTCGAGCCACCAATTCACGAGAGGTCTGAGAAGGAATTGAAGAAGCCAACACCTCTAGCTCGTCTACAGCCTAGGCCCCCTGAGCGCCTGGgtttttctgctcagaaaactGCAACCACG GGAGCGTACTATATGCGTGCTCTGAGAGAGGAAAGACGGGAACAAATACTAATGGCCCACAGGCTCAAAAGAATTAAAGCTGAATCATGGGATAAATACGATTCCAGCATACGGAAACAGATCTTTGAGCGAAGACAG AAGAACTTCCACCACTCGCTGGAGTGTGACCGACGTCCGTCCTTCCTCTTAAGAAAGGAGTACGACGAGAAGCTGAAGGAGAGGCTGAATCAGAATGTGAAAGGCCAAAGCCCTACGAGCcggaaggcagcagagagggggCAGGAAGAGCCGCAGCTCCCCAGGAGAGCACAGACAGA GAAAGGGGAGAAGATAAGGCTCTTGGACCACCGTGAGAAGGCCCAGGGCGTGCCGTCCACGCCAGGAAACCACAAGCGGCCCTGCAGCTTCCAGCTGCAGAGGCCGTAG